A single region of the Drosophila takahashii strain IR98-3 E-12201 chromosome 2R, DtakHiC1v2, whole genome shotgun sequence genome encodes:
- the Polr3K gene encoding DNA-directed RNA polymerase III subunit RPC10: MLFFCPSCGNILIIEEDTNCHRFTCNTCPYISKIRRKISTKTFPRLKEVDHVLGGKAAWENVDSTDAECPTCSHKRAYFMQIQTRSADEPMTTFYKCCNHECNHTWRD, translated from the exons ATGTTGTTTTTCTGCCCGTCGTGCGGCAACATATTGATAATCGAGGAGGACACCAATTGCCATCGCTTCACGTGCAACACCTGCCCGTACATATCGAAGATCAGGCGCAAGATCTCCACCAAGACCTTTCCTCGCCTGAAG GAGGTGGACCACGTTCTGGGCGGCAAGGCGGCCTGGGAGAACGTGGACTCGACGGATGCCGAGTGTCCAACGTGCAGCCACAAGCGGGCGTACTTTATGCAAATCCAGACGCGGTCTGCGGATGAGCCCATGACCACGTTCTACAAGTGCTGCAACCACGAGTGCAACCACACCTGGCGAGACTAA